Below is a genomic region from Palaemon carinicauda isolate YSFRI2023 chromosome 31, ASM3689809v2, whole genome shotgun sequence.
CTGTTAATTTGGAGTGGTGGGAAGGTATTTGTTAATGCGGGGCATAATAAGTTAATAACTGCCGACTGGCTGGCTGACTGTATTTGTCTGTGCGCTGGAGGTGGTTAGCGAGTGActgttaaatcggtggaacttctaaagatcaaactggcagcgaatgtttttatgttgaaagatgtatttaaatgttgttactgttcttttattatatcatattaattgtacattacttctcatgtagtctgtttctttatttcccttcctttctgggttattttttcctgttggagcccttgggcttatagcatcctacttttccaaccagggctgtagcttcacaaataataataataataataataatatgaaaaggtttgTGAATTATCCACTATTGGTATATACAGTCAGCCATTGCTGGCGTCGAGCCAAGTGCTACAGCACTGGGCTCAGGTATGGTAGGTCCGTGGGTGAATCCTGGTCTACTACTCGTGGGTCTCGAGTTGTAAGCAGATACTGTCGTCTGCTGGTACCAGACtttcactattctatttgtttaattgtttcctttcctcacttttctattatcatcatcattattacttgctaagctagagccCTGAAAattaaagtagaatgctataagcccaagtgctccaacagggaaaatagcccagggaggaaagaaaataaggaatctacaagagaagtaattaacaattaaaataaaatattttaagaacagtaacaacataaaaataaatacttccttgttgaagcccttgggcttataacatcctgctttaccaattaaggttgtagcttagctaataataataataatgataataataataatgataatagtagtaatgataataatagtaataatgataataataatagtaataataataatgataataataataataataatgataataatagtaataataataataataataatgataatagtaatagtaataataataattataataataatagtagtaatgtataataatgataatagtaataataataataatagtaataataataataatagtaataataataataataatagtaataatagtaataatattaataatgataataataatatgtatatgtgtatgtacagtagtcCCTATTAATTTAGAATCTTCTAAAACCAACTTTTGTTTTCCAGGCCTCGACCATCGATGGACGTCGCAAAGGGGCTTGCCTGTTCTGCCAGGAGTACTTCATGGACTTGTACCTGTTGGCCGAACTCAAGACCATCTCGCTCAAAGTCACCACTGTGGATATGCTGAAGCCTCCTCCAGATTTCAGGTCAGTTTGACTTATGGTTGTTTGTTTGAGAAGGAACTGATTAAATTGATTATTTTTAGTTTGGTTGAAATGGCGTTTGTTTGggaaggaaataattaaattgattatttttaGTTTGGTTGAAATGGCGTTTGTTTGGGAAGGAGCTAATTAAATTGAATATCTTTAGTTTGATTGAAATGGTGTTTGTTTGAGAaggaaataattatattgattattttaccACATAAAAAACACTTATGCTTCAAGGCTTGATGTTAAATATTCTAAATCTTGTTTTGTTttagagaaaataaggaaaattttttttagatagcTTTTACAAAGGATGTGAATTCATGGGGGACTTGATCTCTATTAGTTACTTAAATGGGAccactcatggggttaactactttactgttattgctcagtggctgctttccctttggcaagggtagaagagaaactttagcaatagtaagcagctcttttagaaggacactcctaaatcaaaccattattctctagtcttgtttaGTACCCTAGCTGATGTATCATAGTCTTCCATGGTCTTGGGCTAAAGttgtctttcttgagggtacactcaggcacactattctatttgctaCCTTATTGCCTCTCTTCAATGGGTTATTCGCCCCTGTTGGAGCTcatggcttatatcatcctggtaTTTATACtatggtagtagcttagctagtatactAATAATCTAGTTATCATTCCTAAATGCTAAAGAACTTGTTATATTTATCAACATATATCACTGTCAGAATGGAAATTAATTTTCACTCAAACTAACAGGTCAAACTTCGAAGCAACCCCCCCTCCCATCCTGATAGACAATGGGTTGGCAGTCCTTGAGAACGACAAGATCGAACGGCACATCATGAAGAACATCCCAGGCGGGCACAACCTCTTCGTCCAGGACAAAGATGTGGCTCAACGTACTGAAAATGTCTACAGTGTAAGTTACTGGGTTCATAAATTGGTAGCGGTTACTTTCGTAGGCTCTGCAGGAGACGAAATGACTCCTCTAgcatctatatttttttctattatgtacAATAAAACAGAATTCCTTAGCCTTCAAAGGCTGTGGCCTCATTCAACAGAGTAATTTTAAGTTAAAAATTCTTCAGATAAAAAGGCTAAAGCCATTGAAAGCTAAATAATTATGTACAGTCCACTGAATTACTGTAAGATATATTGATGTACTAAAAATATAAGAGGTCCCCTTAATAGAAGAATTTTAATTAGAAAATTCTGTAGAAAAAGAGGCTAAAACCATTGAAAGCTATAGAATTATGTACAGTACTATGCACAGAATTACTTATTGAAGTGggaggtaatgaatggagaagtattgaattagaagctcgaGTTAGAGACAATTGGTGAAATctgacagaggccctttgcgtcaataggcgtaggaggagatgatgatattgatgtgtttaaaaaatcttaaaatatggGTATCTTATTGTATCCTGCATCTGCCAAAACTTAACTTGTTTATATTAGGAGTACAGGAGTATAGTTttcttgaatgaattactactatgACTAAGAATTACAACTCATAGTATTAATATCTGGCCATAGACTTCATTTAATATGTTCCACTGCTGACAGTAATTCCCTATGCAGTAGAATAAACTACTCATTACACTTATTCTATGAGATTTATTTAAAAAATCCCTGCTAAAAAGTAGCCTTCCATAAAACCATCTTAATAAGGCTTCTGATGCATAGACTTGTCTGTGATAAGTTGAGAATCATGTACtcataattttgtcttttccattgTTTGTGGTATTCACACTAGAGATGATTTACGGTATTCATTTAGAAGTTCTTAAAACTGCAGTATTTCCAATTTAATCTTTTGATTTGTGGCCAAATTTCATTCAAGATGGGTGTATCTCAGTTACACTGTACTGTAGTACAGTATATTGTAGAAGTCTATCTAGCTATAATGGAATTGCATTGTCTGTGAAGCTGCTTCTTTACACCTTTatttatggtaggcagctcttctaggagaacactccaaaatcaaaccattgttctctagtcttgggtagtgccattgcctctgtaccatggtcttccactgttatgggttagagttctcttgcctgagggtgcactcaggcacattatactatccatttccttctttcctcactcttgggcttatagcatcctggttttacagttagggttgtagcttagctagtgataatctGAATATGATTGATTTTCATAACTTTAAGTTTTGGTTGTGGTTTTGACGTCTTTCAGTTTGTAATTCATGTCAGTTCATCTCTCCTTAGGTTTATTCTTGCTATTTATAATAGATCTGTTCCTCTTAGCTATATCTAAAACTGGCATGGGTAATTGGGGGCCACATTTTACTATACAAGTATATCcaagtgagggagagagagagagagagaaataagatagaacagcgtgcccgagtgtaccctcatttgTTACTCTGTCCCTCCAAGATATTCTGAGTATCTACTGCATTTAGATTGTTTCTTACATCTCTTGTCATTGTGCAGCTGCTCTCTGACCCTTACATAAGGGTGGACCGCACAAGCATTCTTAAAGCTCTAATTCTTGATCGTGGATCATTCTGTTATTTGTCAgtaaatttttcaagtttttataaaggTATTTTCGGCTATTAGGATTCTCCTCTCTGTCAAGAAAATTATGATTActggtataaataaatataattaaaggtATTTAAGTAACTTAAAAAGTCTCGGGGTCGCTGAGTAACATGACGCGGGCCACAGGTTACCCATGGTTGGTCTAAACCATTTTTTGAGGTTCTTATTCCATGGTTTGTTTgtactgtacatgtacagtatttacTGAAAGATACAGTATGTGTCATAGAACAATACAATGTTGTATTCCTCAACCCTTTTTTTAAAAGTTGCAGATTCGTCTTTTTCCATTACTATACTATCATTGAATCCTGCAATTCAAATTATTCTTGAAACTTTAAAGGGCATTTGAAAAAAGATTTGATctgtttcttttaattttgatacaCATACGACCATAGTGAACCACTAATGGctttattaaatgaaaatatatcctGCCTCTGCTTTAAACTGGTTGTGTCGATGCAAAAGCAAAATAACGACAAGAGACGAGGGGAAAGCGCTTGCAATTTCATCTTTTGGGAGACTGGCGTTACTTCCTGCATATCTTGTTGCAGTGGAAGTGGGTGCCATTATAAGCGTGCATGCACTGGAACGCTGTTTTATAAGAGGAAGGACTTTCTTGATGCGTAAAATTCATTTAAATCGGATTTGTTTTAAGATTTGGGTCAGGAGAAAGTATAGAGAATATGAATAATGCCACTTATTGTTGATTAGCATTGATGATAAGGCTGGgaatacattaaaatatatgttgTGCTTTTTATAAGATTGGCATTTATTTATATGCTGAAAGCTAGGAGAAATTGAGCCCATAGTTCTGTAGCTTGTAACTTGGCAATGTGTATGAAATGAATTGCACGTAGGTTCATTTCAAGATAAGGATTGGATGGTTTTCTATATTCTGGTGAACTTTCATTTATATCCTTCTTCTTCTTGGAACTTTCATTTACATCCTCCTTTTTTCCagccattatccctacattaagaggttggTTGCCTGATACACCTCTCCattaccttctatcaaaggcattctcttccaccaaagctcttctctccatatcatcatctaattctctgtctccgtCTCGATCTtgcccccctaacaggttcctcacaagccctcctcactcctgcCACACTGTCCATCCTCAACACgttcccacaccatctcagtcatgcctcttatcacctctgtaatctttattatGCCTGCTACTCGTCTTATTTCATCATTGCCATTTTTTCAAGCAGTGGTATTCCAATAATCCAGATTTATATGATGGCTTGAAAAACTACATATTGGCTTAGACCAGAGCTGCAAGGAAAGTTACATCTTAATGCTGGATTCTTTGggaaatatatgaaatgacatgaAGTCGACCCTGAAACTTACATGTTAAAAATTGTCGTTGTGTCGTCCAACGTTGCCAGGTGCTGTCTAACTTGTGATATGCAAATTCCTAAGAGGAGTAGTTTCTGTCAATTGCACCTGTATTGGAAATTGGGATTTTTAATGCTTTTCGAAGTGTTCATGTAGTTTTGTACAAAATCTTTTATGTGTGGAATTTCCTGAGGAGGTTTTAAAAGGATAACAAGTTATGCTTTTGTCTTGGTTTCAATTTCCTGAGGTTTTAAAAGGATAACAAGTTATATTTTTATCTTGGTTTTATTTCACTGTATTTGTTAAGATAGGCAAAAGGCAAAAACCACTTGTTAAGTTGTAGctgaagttatttatttttatttttcatagcaaGTCAAACCAGTTTATATAGATAATGGAAAAGTTCAAGTGTAACGTCCATGCtgttttttaaaaagtttattgTACTTTGTACAATTTTGTCTAGATTAAAGATGTTTACTGTACAGTGGTTATACTTACAGGCATTCTTAGATAAAGAGTATCATATGTATTTTAATCATACTTAAGCTAATAACAATATACAGGAAATTATTCCAATTCATAATTTAGTTTCGCTAAAGAGATTTTTAATATCGTCATCTATAAGATTTGCCTTTTCCTTAACAGAAATTCAAGCTGATGCTACTGAAGAGAGATGACCCCTCCAAAAAGATCCTAATGACGCATCTTCGCAAGATCAACGATCACCTGGGAGAGAGAGGCACGAGGTTCCTAACAGGAGACACAATGTGTTGCTTTGACTGCGAGCTCATGCCCAAGTTGCAACACATCCGAGTGGCAGGTACGCAAgtcatgttcatttatttatttatttatttgtatgaaaGCAGACATAACTCGTGAAGTCACCCCTATACACACCGAGTTCACACCCTGCATGTTTATACACTGAATCTAGAGCAggagagacaatatttctttggtatttgtgTCGCATTGGATTCCCTCTCCTTGCCTTTAACAGCGAAGGCCTTGGAGACCATAAAACACCTCCCCAAGAATAAGTTTTCTTTTCGTCAAAACTCCCTTATTATAGACGAGGTAAATGAAACCACTTAGAAATTCATAATCTAAACCCAAAAATTTTTTTCTGTAATGATAGGTAAAAATTAGACCTCTGGTGATCCTTGGTGTGATAAAATCGCTGTTAGTCTCATGATTTTTAGTTAGGGAGCGATGACTCCATGTGTCGACCTACTTGTGTTGACATTTCGTAGCATAACtaacaaaagaataaagataaaaatgggAATTTGCATTAGGAAGCTGAATACATTTTCTGTTTAGCACTTTTGGTTACGTGAACGGATGACGCCTAAGTGTATCATTGAATCGGCTGAGGTTTAAGGAAGTGTAGTTCGAAAGGCTTGGAAATTAGATAAAGTGGGAGGATGCCATAAGGAGCAGAGGAAAAGCAAAAGGCTCAAAGAAAGGGCTGCTGGGCAAAGGGTGGCTACAGTGTACAAAAAGGGGAACACTGTAGAATCGGTGGTTCCTTAAGTTTTTCGGGCTTGCTCCTCCCTTGCTTTCACATAGAATCCTTGTAGGGACCACCTCCTTGtatacgccttttgacgcaaagagccttggttagatttcatcagttgtccatcttgagcctttaaatcaacacttctccactcatcatcccatagttcacgattcatagtcctcagccatttaggcctgggtcttttaactcttctagtgccttctggaatccaattaaatgtttggtgagctaatctttcttgaggagtgcgaagagcatgaccaaaccatctccatcaactcctcgccatgatctcatctgcatatggcacttgagtaatctctcttataatttcatttttaatcctgtcctgccatttagctcctaatattcttctgagggctttgttctcaaatctacaaaatctgttggatattgtttcattgtcataccacgacttgtgtccttacagtaacaccgacctcactaaactgatatatagcctgatttttatatgaaatttcaggtgatttgatttccaaattttacttaaccttcccattgtctgatttcctttttccaATCTTTAATTacattctaattctaaagatcctgtattagagattatagttcctaaatgtttaaatgattctaccgcattaatcctttctccttccaatgatatttcgtctttcgttacatattctgttctcatcatctctctctttcttctatttatcttgagtccaacctcctgtgatatttcatacattcggGTAAGccagctttgcaaatcctgtggtgtactGCTATTGagcacagcatcatcagcatactctaggtcaggtaattttcTATTAGCAatccggtccaatccttctccaccatccctaactgttctatgcattacaaaatttatgaggaggataaacaacataggtgacaatacatacGCTTGAATGGGTGTGATATTAAAGAGGTTATTGATAACCAGAAatttgttttaacccttttacccccaaaggacgtactggtacgtttcacaaaacccatccctttaaccccatggacgtaccggtacgtccttgcaaaaaatgctataaaaattttttttttcataattttgataattttttgaaaaaaatccaggcattttccaagagaatgagaccaacctgacctctctatgacaaaaattaaggctgttagagcaatttgaaaaaaatatactgcaaaatgtgctgggaaaaaaataaccccttgggggttaagggttggaaatttccaaagagcctgggggtaaaagggttgaaagTCTATGTTCAGTTGTATCCATAGGCGAGATTTTACACCAAGAAGGCCCATTGTATGCAAGAGATTGTATGCATCCAGGGACTGACTTGTATCCAAAAGATTGCATGTATCCAAAAGTCTGTGGTTTGAATCATGCGTCCAAAATTTCTTTTGTATCCCTGACATAGGCCGTAAGAAAACAGATCTTGTGCGTACAACTTTTAATGGATTTATTTCTAAATGTATTTCTATCGGACGTGAAAATTACGGCAGGAAAATAAAGCTTTTTAATCGATGGGCAGGGGTGTGAAAGAACGTAGCCCAACCTTCTCGTACATGGATCTAGAGAAtctgaaagaaataagaaaaataattttaaattagtGTTATATATTGAGTTTCAGGCTAAAATTGCTATTTCAAGGTGACTGTAGATAATTTCTATGCATGTGCCACTTGTATATGCACATATGCGCGCACAACAGAAGTGACGAAAATTCTTTTAGGATATGGTTGACCCTTGCTCTACCTACGACCCACTACAGGCGACCAATCAGACACATGCTAAGGTCAACTTTTCAAAAGGGAATATTCAGGGTAGGCCTACTCGTTACTAATAATTTTGTACTTATTGGAATGGTGTGAGTAagatagcctcctggctagtacagtggtaacgtgtttgcctcgcattcgtgtggcgagagatcgatccccgcccagggccgtgagtttaagctgtttactggggaggctactgctgtggtagggcaccacagtggggggttgggcttgcccggctgaagttctggtgagcatctattctgatggaactgaaaccagacacctttaacctttatataggCCTACGCTGGATTCTGTTCCCATTCTTGTCCTTTCGTGAATTCCATACCTGTACTCTCTTTTGTATTTGACATCCGGATAGACAACTTCGCCTCCCGTTAGAAATCCCGTCCAGAACCCGAAGCTGCCCAGGGTTATTATGCTGTGATTGCAGGAAGACAGCGCAGCCATGTCGAAGATTGGTGTCGAACCTGTCAATGTTGTAATGTTATTCAGTAATTGGATACTTACATACTGTATTTGATATAAGTGGAAGAATAAGACTTTGTCTTGTTTGGGTCCCACCTCAACTTATATTACTAGGCATTGGACTTTGCAACTTTATATTTGTGGTTGTAAATAGTTCAACATCATAAATCGAACAACGTATTTAATTGGAGACAAAATTCTTGTCTCCATGGTGACTTTGTATCCATTGTTATAAACTGtatcataataatttcaataattttacataataaatctTGCCCTAATCATACTTTCACAAAAATTTTACCAGATAAATGTTCATAAAAAGAAGTTTTATATCCACAGGCAATGATAAAATTCAGGTTAAGTAGTCACTCTCGGTACAATTTACgttcattttgtttttatatttgtttatagccCTCCTTAACCGAGGCAACAAAGATGTATGAGCAACTGTATTCGATGGGGCAATGCATGGTAGTCTATACAGTTTATCTAACGATGCATACTCGTACATCGCTGTAACTGGAAGATATCATTATCATTTCACGTCCCCGACTGGttactgccagactggggttcaagacctgctcatacttgttagtttctttggtcccagcaacctgaccatccttgtgagctaaggatggggtttttaggggaggtctatctactgagtcatcagcagccatttgctggccccccttggtcctagcttgggtgtagagggagcttgggcgatgatcatatgtatatatgttcagtctctagggcattgtcctgcttgatagggcaatgtctatgtcccttgcccctgccattcttgagcggcctctAGACTTGTATATCCATAATTTTTGTTAACGTTTACCGAGTGAAACCATGTATTATCAAAGGCACCATTGCCATTAGAATTTCAGTGACTAAAAAATCCATTGTGGTCATAACTAGCCTTGATGTCTGTCAAGGGTTTTTATTTAATACATTTGATATGTATTTCAGTGAAGCATTGCTTATAATCAGTTGTTGGTCAGGAATTTTCGAACACtatttattactggctaagcttaCTTGAAAAAGCAAAAAGCTACAAACCCAAAGTtcacaacagggaaagtagcctagtgcaGATATCACCTTGCTCAATAGAAAACCATTTGCACCAAGTTAAACAAAACACATGAATATAGTATCATGGCACCAGTTTCTTATGTATGGAGAGTGGTTGATTTACCCTTACCTGACAAGATGTTAACATCAGGATGTTTGCCAAGAGTCTGCTTCAAGAAATTGGTATCGTCAGAGGCAGCAACGAACGCAACCCTCTCCGGAAGAAACTTGGCTCTGTAGTACTCCAGTGAACGGTTGAAATAAGATTCCCCGGGCAGCACTGCTCCGAACATATTCTGCCAAAGATGAATTAGTCGAGTGTTAGATGGATTGTCTTACACTTTCACTTTTATAAGGTATCAAgaattaaaagttatataaaatcaaaaagacaaaaaaactttATTCTATTTCTCCACTTatgaatatattcttatttatattctaCTAGTTTTGATTTTTTCTGGCAACTCCAAATCCAAGAAGAATGTTGACAGTTTTACAAGAATTGAAAGTCCCTTGGAAAACTATATTTTGTTTCTCCACTTATgattatattgttatttatatccTACTAATTTCAATTTTTATGAGAGCAAATCTTCTAAGAATGCTAAAACAAAACAAGACTTTCAACGGATTTAATATTCTCATTACCTTAAAGTGGATCGCATTATTCAATTCTGTAGTTTGCATAAGAAAAGCTAAGATAGATACACATTTTCAAGGCCTGTGATTATACTGAGAGCTGACACATGGTCTTGGTTAGGATTCTGACAAAAGCCTCAGAGTGAATGTAACAACCATTTGATGTTGAGACCAACTTCAAGTTGTATGCACATCACGAGGAATAATGCTTAATTTACACATTGTTGTTTGTTTTACAAGCTTACACGCAGCCTGCTTCATAACTTGAACTTTGCAGCTGTGTTTTAATTGTTAAACATAGAGCCCAAGAAATTGACAATTGCCTCAATCATTTCTTTAGTTTCTCCCATGTGTCACTAGTAAAAGGTATTGCTTTCTTGAATTAAAATCTATATAGTGATTATCTTATCCTCTTCACCACTATGTCTCTTGAGAAAATTTAAACATTAATACAATGCCGTCGTATTACCTCTGGTATTAGGAGAAGGATCATAAATTCATTCTAAAAAGCAAGTTTTTAGAACTAATATATAGGAAACTCACTTGAGCGTGTTTTATGTAGTCGGTCCTCCTTATATGAAACCCTACAAACACTAACTCAGCGGGACTGACGCTTCTCCGTCTCTTTCGTATGCCGTCGAATAATTGTCGTATCTGCGAATATTTAAAAgaagatgtgatatatatatatatatatatatatatatatatatatatatatatatatatatatatatatatatatatatatatatatatatgatagatagatagatacagtataatgTTTCTGCATCACATTACACTTCattgatactaaaatatttaattataaaaataaaataagtattcATGTCCAAAGATAGGGCTACTGTTACTCAGATGTGGAAGTATGATGTATATTTGTGCATGTGTATTTGAATAATCCCTCTTACCTTTCTGTTTATGGCATCAGGAAAAGCAAATTCTCGTTTCAGTTCTCCTCTAAAGTTCTGAAACAGTTGGATCTCGAAAGCGAactctgatggagagagagagaattgaattgcGTATTTCCAATGAGAATTAGTGTTTTAAGAAGGGGATCACAAAGTCGTTATTGTAAATTTATATCTGTAGTATATAGCAATAATGGCAATTGCATTATTGAAAAAACTAAAGTGGGTTGAGAATTTTGAAGAGCAATGAAGTATTCCTTAGTGTttataataaactttaaaaataaataactGTTTAGTTTTATTCTTCAGCTTAATCACTAAGAAATTCAATACATTTCTAAGAAATTCTCTGtcataaatattttttcaataatacatTAGccattatttatttggattattattatcacttatcatctttatcattatagcATTTATCATTATACCTGAAATCTAGCCTATCtgatatctatttatattataCTCAACGTAGCGAGAAATAGACGATAAGGGAGGCACTTGCCTTTAAAAGTATTCCCCATCTAGTACTACATTTCCATGGATCACTGGCCTGCCTTCCAACTCATCCCCCTTACTCTCTTTAGCCCTCattctgtttctatataaatttgtGTTTCTGAAATTATTTCTCTCCTCTGTATTTGCCTTTTAATTCCAAGTACCTGTTTTTGCTTTAAATAACTGCCTTAGCTTGGCTGTGAAGGTGGCTATACGGTGAGCTTCAAGCAGGGGAGTTCATCGTAAAAGTGTACTGTACCTGTCACAGTGTATGTGGAGGCAGCATCTGTCATGAGCTTGTTTGCATGCCACATTTAGGATGGGGGAAACCTTTATACTCAAAATGCACCTTAAATTTTATCTTGATGATGTGGAATCTGTTTAAAAGCTGATGGCCCTCCCCTATCGTCCATTTCTTGCTGTGTTGAATATACTGTAGTCTACTTGACCGTTTGACAGGTGTGATTGAACATTCTGATAACCTTTGTGACTTAGATCTAAAATTcaatttgaaaatagtatttctgTAAGTCAGTTATTTTGATAATCATTTTAATACTGCATTCATATAAAACGTAGTTTAATAAAGTCAGCTTAGTAGATTcaacaaaataaaagat
It encodes:
- the Clic gene encoding chloride intracellular channel Clic; its protein translation is MSEETNGQENGSVPEVELIIKASTIDGRRKGACLFCQEYFMDLYLLAELKTISLKVTTVDMLKPPPDFRSNFEATPPPILIDNGLAVLENDKIERHIMKNIPGGHNLFVQDKDVAQRTENVYSKFKLMLLKRDDPSKKILMTHLRKINDHLGERGTRFLTGDTMCCFDCELMPKLQHIRVAGKYFVDFDIPEELEHLWKYMFHMYQLDAFTQSCPADQDIINHYKQQQGTRMKKHEELETPTFTTSIPASVTP